TCGGTTCAATACGCATTGGGCGGCGGCAATGCCATCCGGCAGATTGGGCAGGCACATCAGGAGGGCGTACTCTTTGACCTTGTGCTTTTGGATTGGAAAATGCCCGGTATGGACGGTATTCAAACGGCCAGAGAAATTCGGGCCATGCTGCCGGAGCATATTCCGATTATCCTTCTTACCGCTTACGAATGGGATGAGATTGAGGAGGAGGCTCTTGCGGCAGGCATTGATGGGTTCCTGGCAAAACCGTTTTTCCTGACCAGCTTTAAGCAGGCGATTGTAACGGTTCAGGCAAAGGATCAAAAAATGCCGGATACAGAGGCGCCCGATGACATACTGACAGGCATAACAATACTTGCTGCGGAAGATAATGAGCTGAACGCAGAGATCTTGCGGGAGCTGCTGAATATGAACAACGTAGCGTGTGATTTCGTCAGCAATGGGCAGGAGCTGCTGGAGGCGTTTGAGAAGTCCGAACCGGATCAGTATGATTTGATTTTGACGGATATCCAGATGCCTGTCATGAATGGCTATGATGCTGCCAGAGCCATTCGGAGCTGTGGCCATCCTTGTGGGAAGATAATCCCAATCGTGGCGATGACAGCAAATGCGTTTGCAGAAGATGTTAAGGAAGCGCTGGACGCAGGAATGAACGCTCATGTGCCTAAGCCCATTGACATGAGAAATCTGGAATCAGTGATTGCAGAGCTTATAAAAAAGAAACAATAGTTTAAGAAGCGGAGATATTTATGGACCTGAAAGAATGTTATGTAAAGCTGGGCGGGGAATATGACGAAGTATTGGCCCGTCTGTATAGTGAAGATATGATAAGGCGGTTTCTCATTAAATTTTTAAACGATGGAACCTACGACCTTTTGATAGAGCAGCTTTTATTGGAGAATTATTTGGAGGCATTTCGCGCTGCCCATACGTTGAAAGGAGTCTGTGAAAACCTGGGGTTGTCAGATCTCTGTAAATCCAGCAGTATGCTCACGGAAGCGTTGCGGGCGGGGGTTCGTCCGGAAAACTTGACTGTTTTAAAAGCTCAAGTCTGTGCCGACTATGAGCAGGCCGTTTCTGCTATTCAAATGATTTGTTGATGCGTGAGAGGTGCGATAATCATACATCCAATTAAAATTGCCTGACGGCTCTGATGACTGGAGACACAATCGGAGGTTTGATAGGAGTATAAAATATGCCGAGAGACGAATTATCAGAAAACTTTGAAAAAGAGGCAAGGAAAGAGGAGCAGCTATTTTTATCGCTGTGCAGTCAGAGGGATAAGCAGAAATTGATGAAGCAGATTCCCATGTCGTTTCAAGACTACTTGCGGCTTACCTGCATTATCTCTTTTATGGATCTCGTATATTATGAGGTGAAGCTCAATGAACTTTTTCCAGAACTTCATGAAGAGAAGGAACAAATGCTGGAGCGTCACAAAGTAATTATAAGTGAATATCCAGATTATTATAAAGATGAGGATGTTTACAAAAAAGTTCAGGACTTATTGACTGCATTTTGCTGCCAAATCTCCGATAAAGAGCAACAAGATTTTTATGCTAAAAAGTTTGATGTGAAATTGGAACATGATTTGTAGGAGGAAATGAACGGTATTCGACAGACCTTAACGAAAACAGCAACATTATGCAAGAAAAAGGCATATGTATAAACTATAATGATATTATTGGAGTAATTTTTGCGGAGGTGACTTATGGATCATTCCAACAGTAAAATTGTTTTTGACGAAAAATTGAATATAGAGGTATTAACACTGACAGGAATGATTGAAAGTTTGCCACCGCATTTTCATGATTACTATGAGTTAGGCTATATAGAAAGCGGGAGCCGACGAGTAATATGTCAAGGTAAGGAATACACCATAGGAAAAAATGATCTGCTCCTTTTCAACCCGAAAGATAATCATACTTGTTTAGAGTTGAAAAAGGAAATGTTGGATTTTAGATGTTTTCACATCACTACTGAACGCATGGAAGAACTGACATTGGAATGTTTAGGATTTGCCATATGTCCGTATTTTGAACCGCAGATTGTTTATCAGAGTGATCTTATTCCGCAAATCACAGAGTTGATTGACTTGATTGAGAATGGTTCATATTGCGATTTGCAAAAGGAAGAATTGCTTTATATGATCATTGGTGATTTGGTTGCAGATTATTCTCAACCATTGGAGTGCGAACAAATAGAAGCTTCGGATATTGTAGAACGTGCTTGTGAGTATATTGAAAGGCATTACGCCTCAAACATATCTTTATGCGATTTAAGTACCTTTACGGGTTTTAGCAAGTATCACTTTATACGGATGTTTACGAGAGAAAAGGGAATATCTCCTTATCGCTTTATTGAATGTACTAAAATGACAGAAGCAAAAAAAATGCTGAAGGCCGGAGAAGATTTATCAAATATTACCTATCAGCTTGGTTTTAGCAGCCAAAGCCACTTTACTAATTTTTTCAAGAAATACGCCATGGTTACTCCAAAACAATATAGCAAGCTTTATAATGCTTAATTGAATTTTTTCATAGAGCATGGACCTACACTAACAGGAGATGATGATATGGGAAATTAGCCGTGATAGAAATCTCTGAGTCAGGAGATAAAATTGGAGAAAAACTGCTTATGCTGTTAAATGTCCAGCAGCGGCAGGCATTAATAAAATACCTTCTTAGTGAAGAAAAGAAGGATACCGATTCAGCTGATAGCCCATGTGACGGCTTTCAAATCCATGATCCACAGGCGGAAGCCGATAGAGGATTCACAGAGATCGAGATAGGAGAGCTATACTTTTGTTTGGAGCAGCGGCTTGTACGTGTGAGAGGACAAGTGATTGAGTTAACAGCGAAAGAATTTGATATTCTTGCGCTATTGCTCACACATCCCAAAAGGGTATTTACTTATGAACTGATCATGGAGTTGGTCTGGAACGAGGATTATACTTTTTATTCCAAAAAAGCGGTAAGCAATCACATGAGTAACCTGCGGAAGAAACTCAAAGTTACACCGGATGCTCTGGACTATATTAAAAACATTGTTGGTGTCGGCTATAAATTTGAAGCACCATAAAAAACATATAATCTGCCATTGTTAGCAGAATAGCGGTAATCGTCAAGAATCTGGGTAAACTGGCCTGCCAGCTCGCCGCGCCTTGACGATTATTTGCGATTCTGCTATTGTTGTTTCATATACGGTTTTGACACATAATAAAGACAGATTATCGCAATGTAAGGAGTAATGCAATGAATGAAAAAATCTTAGTGGTTGATGATGAAAAAGAATTGGCCGATTTAGTTGAAGTATATCTGAAAAACGATGGATATACCGTTTATAAATTTTATAATGGCAAGGATGCACTAAAGTGTATTGAATCCGTGGAACTGGATTTAGCCATATTGGATATCATGCTTCCGGATGTAGACGGGTTTCAGATCTGCCAGAAAATCCGGGAAAAGTTTTACTTCCCTGTTATCATGCTGACAGCAAAAGTGGAGGACGGGGATAAAATCATGGGACTGTCCGTGGCGGATGATTATATTACGAAGCCATTTAACCCGCTGGAAGTGGTTGCGAGAGTAAAGGCGCAGCTGCGGCAGTACATGCGGTACAAGCAGCCCAGCTTAAAGCAGGAGGCTGAATGCACAGAATACGATATCAGAGGGATGACAATCAGCAAGAGCAGCCATAAGTGTATCCTGTTTGGAAAGGAGATTCAGCTGACGCCAACGGAGTTTTCGATTCTTTGGTATCTGTGCGAGCGTCAGGGTACGGTTGTTTCTACAGAGGAATTATTTGAGGCAGTATGGGGTGAACGGTTTTTTGACAGCAATAATACTGTGATGGCGCATATCGGGCGGCTCCGGGAGAAAATGAAGGAACCGTCAAGAAATCCGAAATTTATAAAAACTGTGTGGGGAGTGGGATATACCATTGAAAAATAGAAATAAAACCAGTCATGAAGATGACTATTTACTTTTTAAAAACAGATTGTCCGTTAAAATATTGCTTATGATGGTATATTCCATTCTAATTATTGCGGGTGTTTATCTGTTTATCTTAAAAGATAATTTTGCAAATGTCGTGGTAGCCATTTTAGACAGCTTTATCTATCATGATCGGGATGAGGCGGTGGCTGTTTATCTGAGAACCTTTAAGGCGTATGAGATATGGCTTTTCCTGATAGCGGTTATGGGCGTGTTTTTTATGATCTTCCGCCGTTATCTGGACAGTATTTCAAAATATTTTAAGGAGATCAACCGGGGGATCGATACTTTGGTGAATGAGGATGCCAACGATATTGGGCTGCCTCCGGAGTTGGCTTCGACCGAAAGAAAAATCAATTCCATACGGCATACCCTGACGAAACGGAAAACGGACGCTGAGCTTGCAGAGCAAAGGAAAAACGATCTTGTCATGTATCTGGTCCATGACCTGAAGACCCCGCTTTCATCGGTCATAGGATATTTGAACCTGTTAAGGGATGAGAATCAGATTTCCGAGGAACTCAGGGAAAAATATTTGTCCATATCATTGGATAAGGCTGAGCGTCTGGAAGAACTGATCAATGAGTTTTTTGAAATTACGAGGTTTAATCTTTCAAACATCACGCTTGTGTACAGCAAAATCAATCTGACGATGATGCTGGAACAGCTGGGGCACGAGTTTAAGCCGATGCTGGCTGGGAAAAATCTGATATGTGAATTTGATGTTCAGCCGGACATGATGCTGTCCTGTGATGCCAACAAGCTGCAGCGGGTGTTCGATAATGTGCTGAGAAATGCCGTCAGTTACTGCTATGAGAATACCACCATTCGGGTGAAAGCCAGGCAGACCGAAGACCATGTACTCATCCAAATCATAAACGAAGGGGATACGATTCCTGGGGAGAGATTGGAAAGAATCTTTGAGCAGTTTTACCGCCTGGATGTATCTCGAAGCTCAAGTACCGGCGGGGCCGGTCTGGGGCTTGCCATTGCAAAAGAGATTGTGGAACTGCACCATGGACAGATCACTGCCCGCAGCGAAAATGGTATCACCAGTTTTGAGGTTGCATTGCCCGTCGTAGGAAAATCGTAAGAAATTCCGAGATAAACCGTGTGTTATCCATAAAAGAACGCGAAAACATAAATCGCTCTATTCTGATATGCTTTATATCAGGAGGGGCGATTTTTTTGCTTTCAGAAAGGAGTTCAGGGTAATGATGGAATATCAAAACAATAATGGAAACTATGACAAAAGGAATCGTAGAAAAGCCAAAAAAAGAAAATTGCTTTTTTACAGGGCTGCATGTGTCACACTTTGTTTGCTCATTGTTTCTGTAATCTTTGGAGTTGTGCATTTTTTAGGGGAGAGTAAAGATCCCGGCCTTTTATCCAAAGAAAACACAAAAACAGACAAGAACTATTCGTGGCTTACCGACGATCAGAATGAGGCAGTACCCTCAGTTCCAGAGCCAGCCATATCCGACCAGGCTAACAAAATTTCGGTAAATATCGCGGCAGCAAACGCCATTGTAATGAATAAAGACACAAATGAGGTATTGTACCAGAAAAAAAGCACAGCCAAAATTGCGCCGGCCAGCACTGCTAAGATGATTATGGCTTTGACAGCACTTGACTATTGTTCCCCGGAGGATGAAATGAAAGTAGGTGCGGAGATTGAAATGATTCAAAGCGATTCGTCAACCGCATGGCTTATGAAGGGTGATACACTGACTGTCAGACAGCTCCTGATTGCCCTTATGCTTCCATCCGGTAATGATGCGGCCTATACCCTTGCAGTCAATACTGGAAAGAAGATTGCAGGAGATAAAAGCCTGACCCATCAGCAAGCGATTGAAGTATTCATGGATAAGGTAAATGAAAAAGCCGTGAACCTTGGCGCCACAAACTCGAAATTTGTAGCTCCGGATGGATATGATGCCGAAGGCCAGTATACTACAGCTTACGACCTTGCTATCATTGCAAAAGCATGTTTGGACAATCCTATCATTTCGGAGATTGTAGCGAGTTATTCATCCTATGAAAAATGGCCAAACGGAAGAGAGGTCACTTACAGCAATTCCAATGAGCTTCTCGATCCGAACAGTCCCTATTACCGTCCGGAGGTTATCGGTTTGAAAACAGGAACCAGCAGCCTTGGCGGCGCATGTATTGTTTCTGCAGCGGTGATTGACGGAGAAACCTATATCTGTGTAGTTATGGGCTCTACAAAGGAAAGCAGGTTTCAGGACAGTGTTGATATTTTAGATAAAATCAAAGCCCAGTAACGAGATAAGGAGGAAATGAATGGAGAAAATAATAGACATAACTGTTTTTGGCTGCGAGCCAGACGAAATGGAGGTTTTTCAAAAGATTTCTTATGAGCTTGGTGTTACGGCCACACTTATAAAAGATTCTATATCAGAAAGCAATGCTGGATTAGCTAATGGATGCCGGTGTGTAAGCGTAAGCCATAAAGCGGAGCTATCAGAACCGATTCTTCTTGCACTAAAAAATGCAGGGGTAAAATATATCAGTACCCGGAGCATTGGCTTTAACCATATTGATATACAGGCGGCTGGGTTACTGGGTATGGTTGTTGGCACAGTAGAATACTCGCCGGGAAGTGTGGCCGATTATACCGTCATGCTGATGCTTATGCTGATGCGCGGCACAAAGTCGATTCTGCGTGAAACCCAGAGGCAGAATTATTGCCTGAATGACCTGCGCGGAAAAGAACTGCGGGATATGACCGTGGGTGTGTTAGGAACTGGGCGAATCGGACAGGCAGTCATGGAGCGCCTGGAGGGATTCGGTTGTAAGGTATTGGCATATGACCGAAATCAAAAAGCGGGAGCGGACTATGTTTCGTTTCATGAGCTGCTGAAAAAAAGTGACATTGTTACACTGCATATCCCGTTGGCGGAGGATACCCGCCATATGATTGGCTATGAAGAGCTTGAAATGATGAAGCAGGAGGCGCTTCTGATCAATACAGGGCGGGGCGCTTTAGTGGATACCGCAGCATTGGTAGAAGCATTAAAAGGACAGAAAATCGGCGGCGCTGCACTGGATGTTTTAGAGGGCGAAGAAGGTATCTTTTATCATGACTGCACCCAAAGAAGGATAGAACATCCTTTCCTGTCGGTCCTGCAGGGAATGCCGAATGTCATTGTTACGCCGCACACAGCCTATCACACGGAACGGGTGTTGGTTGACACGGTCAGAAATACCATTAGAAATTGTTTGAATTTTGAAAGGAGTCTGGGAAATGTTTAAGATTAAAGTTGCAGTTCTGTTTGGGGGCTGTTCAGAGGAACATAATGTTTCGATAAAATCTGCGATGGAGATTGCCGCAAACATAGATACAAAAAAGTATCAGCCTTATTATATTGGAATCACAAAATCCGGCGTTTGGAAAATGTGTGAAAAACCTTGTTTGGAGTGGGAACAATATGCGGGGGATCCGGTTGTTTTTTCGCCGGACAGAAGTACGCATGGTCTGCTGATACAAAAAGACAAAGGGTATGAAATCCAGCCTGTAGACGTGGTATTACCGATGATTCATGGCAAGTTTGGCGAAGATGGCTCCATACAAGGCTTGCTTGAATTGTCAGGCATTCCGTATGTGGGATGCGATATTCAAAGCTCCGTGACCTGCATGGATAAGGCGCTTGCATATACCGTTGTGAAAAATGCGGGTATCGCTGTGCCTGGGTTCCGGATCCTTCAGGAGGGGGATCGCCTGGAAACGGAGGATTTCGTATATCCCGTTTTTGTAAAGCCTGCCCGTTCCGGCTCCTCCTTTGGCGTAAACAAGGTATGCAAGGCAGAAGAGCTTCAGGCAGCAATCGAAGAAGCAAGAAAATATGACAGCAAGATTTTGATTGAAGAGGCCGTTACCGGGAGTGAGGTAGGCTGCGCCATACTGGGAAACGGAAATGATCTCATGGCTGGCGAGGTGGATCAGATTGAGCTGAGACACGGCTTTTTTAAGATTCATCAGGAAGCACAGCCGGAGAAGGGATCTGAAAATGCAGTCATCCGAGTTCCAGCCGCCTTACCGGATGAGGTAAGAGAACGGATTCAGAAAACAGCAATGAAGATTTACCGGATACTTGGCTGCAGAGGATTGGCCCGCATTGACCTGTTTTTGCGGGAGGACGGCTGCATTGTGCTGAATGAAGTGAATACCATGCCGGGTTTTACTTCCTACAGCCGCTATCCCCGCATGATGACAGCAGCCGGTTTTACGCTTACTGAAATACTGGATCGCTTGATTGAACTTTCACTTAGGAGGTAACTGCTATGAAAAAGAACTTTGCCTTTTTAGATGAAATGATTCCCGGAATCCGATGGGATGCTAAATATGCCACATGGGACAATTTCACCGGGAAACCGGTAGACGGATACATGGTAAACCGTGTTATGGGAACGAAGGAGCTGGGAGTTGCTTTGCGTAAGGCTCAGAAGATGGCGGAGAAACTGGGATATGGTTTGCTCTTATGGGACGGCTATCGCCCCCAGTGCGCAGTGGATTGTTTTCTGAATTGGGCTTCCCAACCGGAAGACAATCTGACGAAAAAGCGTTACTATCCAAATATCAAAAGGAATGAGATGGTTGCGAAGGGGTATGTGGCCTCACAATCCAGCCACAGCCGTGGAAGTACGGTTGACCTTACAATTTTTCATTTGAATAGCGGTATGCTTGTTCCTATGGGTGGAGATTTTGACTTTATGGATGAACGGTCACACCATGCCGCAAGCGGTCTGAGCGAAGAAGAATCAAAAAACCGGCAGTGCTTGCGTTATATCATGGAGAGTAGCGGATTTGAAGCCTATCGTTATGAATGGTGGCATTACGTCTTGGCGGACGAGCCATACCCGGATACATATTTTGATTTTTGCATTGCCTAGTGAGAACTTGAAGAAATGAAAAATGTAAGATTATAAGGACAAGCGGCATGAGGTGCTTTCCCTTTTTATAAAGGATCGTAATTTCCTGTATGTTTGTGGGTAAAATTATAGAAAAATGATATACAGGAGGTCTACGATCATGAAACAATTGACAGAAGAAAAAATACAGGCGTTTGAAGAAAGTCTCTATCTGAATGAAAAATCCAAAGCGACTGTAAGCAAATATCTCCGGACCGTGCGTAAACTGGCGGAGTATTTGCAGGGGAAGGAACTTACTAAACCTCGTCTTTTGGAATACCGGGAGATACTGCAAAATCAG
The Ruminococcus gauvreauii genome window above contains:
- a CDS encoding vancomycin resistance histidine kinase VanS-D, whose protein sequence is MKNRNKTSHEDDYLLFKNRLSVKILLMMVYSILIIAGVYLFILKDNFANVVVAILDSFIYHDRDEAVAVYLRTFKAYEIWLFLIAVMGVFFMIFRRYLDSISKYFKEINRGIDTLVNEDANDIGLPPELASTERKINSIRHTLTKRKTDAELAEQRKNDLVMYLVHDLKTPLSSVIGYLNLLRDENQISEELREKYLSISLDKAERLEELINEFFEITRFNLSNITLVYSKINLTMMLEQLGHEFKPMLAGKNLICEFDVQPDMMLSCDANKLQRVFDNVLRNAVSYCYENTTIRVKARQTEDHVLIQIINEGDTIPGERLERIFEQFYRLDVSRSSSTGGAGLGLAIAKEIVELHHGQITARSENGITSFEVALPVVGKS
- a CDS encoding Hpt domain-containing protein; the encoded protein is MDLKECYVKLGGEYDEVLARLYSEDMIRRFLIKFLNDGTYDLLIEQLLLENYLEAFRAAHTLKGVCENLGLSDLCKSSSMLTEALRAGVRPENLTVLKAQVCADYEQAVSAIQMIC
- a CDS encoding AraC family transcriptional regulator: MDHSNSKIVFDEKLNIEVLTLTGMIESLPPHFHDYYELGYIESGSRRVICQGKEYTIGKNDLLLFNPKDNHTCLELKKEMLDFRCFHITTERMEELTLECLGFAICPYFEPQIVYQSDLIPQITELIDLIENGSYCDLQKEELLYMIIGDLVADYSQPLECEQIEASDIVERACEYIERHYASNISLCDLSTFTGFSKYHFIRMFTREKGISPYRFIECTKMTEAKKMLKAGEDLSNITYQLGFSSQSHFTNFFKKYAMVTPKQYSKLYNA
- a CDS encoding D-Ala-D-Ala dipeptidase VanX-D produces the protein MKKNFAFLDEMIPGIRWDAKYATWDNFTGKPVDGYMVNRVMGTKELGVALRKAQKMAEKLGYGLLLWDGYRPQCAVDCFLNWASQPEDNLTKKRYYPNIKRNEMVAKGYVASQSSHSRGSTVDLTIFHLNSGMLVPMGGDFDFMDERSHHAASGLSEEESKNRQCLRYIMESSGFEAYRYEWWHYVLADEPYPDTYFDFCIA
- the vanD gene encoding D-alanine--(R)-lactate ligase VanD, giving the protein MFKIKVAVLFGGCSEEHNVSIKSAMEIAANIDTKKYQPYYIGITKSGVWKMCEKPCLEWEQYAGDPVVFSPDRSTHGLLIQKDKGYEIQPVDVVLPMIHGKFGEDGSIQGLLELSGIPYVGCDIQSSVTCMDKALAYTVVKNAGIAVPGFRILQEGDRLETEDFVYPVFVKPARSGSSFGVNKVCKAEELQAAIEEARKYDSKILIEEAVTGSEVGCAILGNGNDLMAGEVDQIELRHGFFKIHQEAQPEKGSENAVIRVPAALPDEVRERIQKTAMKIYRILGCRGLARIDLFLREDGCIVLNEVNTMPGFTSYSRYPRMMTAAGFTLTEILDRLIELSLRR
- the vanH-D gene encoding D-lactate dehydrogenase VanH-D, which encodes MEKIIDITVFGCEPDEMEVFQKISYELGVTATLIKDSISESNAGLANGCRCVSVSHKAELSEPILLALKNAGVKYISTRSIGFNHIDIQAAGLLGMVVGTVEYSPGSVADYTVMLMLMLMRGTKSILRETQRQNYCLNDLRGKELRDMTVGVLGTGRIGQAVMERLEGFGCKVLAYDRNQKAGADYVSFHELLKKSDIVTLHIPLAEDTRHMIGYEELEMMKQEALLINTGRGALVDTAALVEALKGQKIGGAALDVLEGEEGIFYHDCTQRRIEHPFLSVLQGMPNVIVTPHTAYHTERVLVDTVRNTIRNCLNFERSLGNV
- the vanY-D gene encoding transpeptidase-like D-Ala-D-Ala carboxypeptidase VanY-D; translation: MMEYQNNNGNYDKRNRRKAKKRKLLFYRAACVTLCLLIVSVIFGVVHFLGESKDPGLLSKENTKTDKNYSWLTDDQNEAVPSVPEPAISDQANKISVNIAAANAIVMNKDTNEVLYQKKSTAKIAPASTAKMIMALTALDYCSPEDEMKVGAEIEMIQSDSSTAWLMKGDTLTVRQLLIALMLPSGNDAAYTLAVNTGKKIAGDKSLTHQQAIEVFMDKVNEKAVNLGATNSKFVAPDGYDAEGQYTTAYDLAIIAKACLDNPIISEIVASYSSYEKWPNGREVTYSNSNELLDPNSPYYRPEVIGLKTGTSSLGGACIVSAAVIDGETYICVVMGSTKESRFQDSVDILDKIKAQ
- the vanR-D gene encoding vancomycin resistance response regulator transcription factor VanR-D — encoded protein: MNEKILVVDDEKELADLVEVYLKNDGYTVYKFYNGKDALKCIESVELDLAILDIMLPDVDGFQICQKIREKFYFPVIMLTAKVEDGDKIMGLSVADDYITKPFNPLEVVARVKAQLRQYMRYKQPSLKQEAECTEYDIRGMTISKSSHKCILFGKEIQLTPTEFSILWYLCERQGTVVSTEELFEAVWGERFFDSNNTVMAHIGRLREKMKEPSRNPKFIKTVWGVGYTIEK
- a CDS encoding winged helix-turn-helix domain-containing protein; protein product: MIEISESGDKIGEKLLMLLNVQQRQALIKYLLSEEKKDTDSADSPCDGFQIHDPQAEADRGFTEIEIGELYFCLEQRLVRVRGQVIELTAKEFDILALLLTHPKRVFTYELIMELVWNEDYTFYSKKAVSNHMSNLRKKLKVTPDALDYIKNIVGVGYKFEAP